Proteins encoded in a region of the Solanum dulcamara chromosome 9, daSolDulc1.2, whole genome shotgun sequence genome:
- the LOC129904046 gene encoding uncharacterized protein LOC129904046: MAVASDQATSICSHCDRAIPSTNLDLHFAHCSRNLEKCKICEDMVPRKFAEEHFLSTHAPVACSLCSETMEREILAVHRGENCPKRIVTCEYCEFPLPAIDLFEHQEVCGNRTELCHLCSRYIRLRERDVHESRCNGIISNVAESSRNTHTTERDRGPPRRQPQEFSKKRLLFTIAITGIAVLLGSLLFQRKV, encoded by the exons ATGGCTGTAGCTTCTGATCAAGCCACAAGCATCTGCAGTCACTG TGACAGAGCAATTCCTTCCACCAATCTCGATCTTCATTTTGCTCACTGCTCCCGGAATCTTGAAAAATGTAAAATCTGTGAGGATATGGTTCCTAGAAAATTTGCAGAGGAACATTTCTTGAGCACTCATGCTCCG GTTGCCTGTTCTCTGTGTAGCGAGACAATGGAACGTGAGATTTTGGCTGTTCATAGAGGTGAAAATTGCCCAAAAAGGATTGTGACATGCGAGTATTGCGAGTTTCCTTTGCCTGCAATTGATTTATTCGAGCATCAG GAAGTATGTGGGAACCGGACAGAATTATGTCATCTTTGTAGCAGATATATTAGACTCCGAGAAAGAGATGTTCATGAAAGTAGATGCAATGGAATTATAAGTAATGTTGCAGAATCATCCAG GAACACACACACAACCGAAAGAGATCGTGGTCCTCCAAGAAGGCAGCCACAAGAGTTCTCAAAAAAGCGGCTTCTGTTTACAATCGCGATAACAGGCATTGCTGTGTTATTAGGCTCACTTCTTTTCCAGAGGAAAGTCTAG